From Candidatus Limnocylindrales bacterium, the proteins below share one genomic window:
- a CDS encoding MBL fold metallo-hydrolase, whose protein sequence is MGKNPHTFQGFQNNYPHDAHTFIDFLKWRWNRLWGRRSNNPKKESYHFPLAKNDPAFLRRNRTETTLTWIGHASFLLQLKGVNILTDPHLTGRASPLSWMGPKRVTPPGLALEDLPVIDMVFISHNHYDHLDTSTVKRLYQKQGPGKSPHFFVPLGLKIWFTRLGISKVTELDWWESIQSFGFTLYAVPTQHFSARTPFNKNKTLWAGWVIAHPDFKFFFAGDTGYSLDFLEIGRRLGPFDLSALPIGAYEPRWFMKAMHINPEEAVQIHRDLNSRYSVAMHWGTFNLTDEPMDEPPKRLMAAREAAGLAPETFFLMQHGQTIHLDPLMNRHEKDKKSINLNVQ, encoded by the coding sequence ATGGGTAAGAATCCTCATACCTTTCAAGGTTTTCAAAACAACTATCCCCATGACGCCCATACGTTTATAGACTTTCTCAAGTGGAGGTGGAATCGTCTATGGGGGCGAAGATCGAATAATCCGAAAAAAGAGAGCTATCATTTCCCTTTGGCCAAAAATGATCCTGCTTTCCTTCGTCGAAATCGCACCGAGACAACTTTAACCTGGATCGGGCATGCCAGCTTTTTACTCCAATTGAAAGGGGTCAATATTCTGACAGATCCCCACTTAACCGGACGTGCCTCTCCACTTTCCTGGATGGGTCCCAAACGGGTGACACCGCCGGGACTTGCCCTTGAGGATCTTCCTGTCATCGATATGGTATTTATTTCCCATAACCACTACGATCATCTGGACACATCCACGGTGAAGCGGCTCTACCAAAAGCAAGGCCCAGGAAAGAGCCCCCACTTTTTTGTGCCTCTGGGACTCAAAATCTGGTTTACCAGGCTGGGTATTTCAAAGGTAACGGAGCTGGATTGGTGGGAGAGCATTCAAAGCTTTGGGTTTACTCTGTATGCAGTTCCGACTCAACACTTCAGTGCCCGTACCCCCTTCAATAAAAACAAGACTCTTTGGGCGGGTTGGGTCATTGCACATCCGGACTTTAAATTTTTCTTTGCCGGAGATACCGGATACTCCCTCGATTTCCTGGAAATCGGGCGCCGGTTGGGACCCTTTGACCTCTCTGCTCTTCCCATTGGAGCTTATGAGCCACGCTGGTTTATGAAAGCCATGCACATCAATCCCGAGGAGGCCGTGCAAATACATCGAGATTTAAACTCCCGATACTCGGTTGCTATGCACTGGGGAACCTTTAACCTCACCGATGAGCCTATGGATGAACCCCCCAAACGCCTGATGGCAGCGCGGGAAGCCGCCGGTCTGGCTCCTGAGACCTTTTTCTTAATGCAACACGGTCAGACGATCCATTTGGATCCTTTGATGAACAGGCATGAAAAAGATAAGAAATCTATAAATCTTAACGTCCAATAG
- the hemE gene encoding uroporphyrinogen decarboxylase: MNHRFLKACKREVVDCTPVWFMRQAGRYMAEYRAIRQKYTLLTICKTPELAAQVTLQPIEKLGVDAAIIFADILLPVEGMGIQLEFAQGEGPVIRNPIRDKAAVEALRPIEPEEMVPFTLEAIRIVRRELNNRIPLIGFAGAPFTLASYLIEGGHSRDYVLTKSMMYKDPETWRSLMTKLAKVVTAYLQSQIRAGAQAVQLFDSWIGCLSPGDYREYVLPFSRQIIQNLKRENVPIIHFGTGTAALLELMREAGSDVIGVDWRVNIDEAWNRLGNHIAIQGNLDPVALFAPLPELKKRIKEILQRVGNRPGHIFNLGHGILPQTPVENVIATVQMVHELSQR, from the coding sequence ATGAATCATCGTTTTCTGAAGGCATGCAAGCGAGAAGTGGTGGATTGTACCCCGGTTTGGTTTATGCGGCAGGCCGGACGATATATGGCCGAATATCGGGCCATTCGTCAGAAATATACCCTTCTCACCATCTGTAAAACACCCGAGCTGGCAGCACAGGTGACCCTTCAACCTATTGAAAAGCTAGGGGTTGATGCTGCCATCATTTTTGCCGATATTCTTCTTCCCGTAGAGGGTATGGGAATCCAACTGGAATTTGCACAGGGAGAAGGTCCGGTGATCCGCAACCCAATTCGAGATAAAGCGGCTGTTGAAGCACTCCGCCCCATAGAACCCGAAGAAATGGTCCCTTTTACTTTGGAGGCCATCCGAATCGTTCGCCGCGAGTTAAACAATCGCATCCCTCTCATCGGCTTTGCAGGAGCTCCTTTTACCCTGGCCAGCTACCTGATCGAAGGAGGACACTCTCGAGATTATGTCCTCACAAAATCTATGATGTATAAAGACCCTGAAACCTGGAGAAGTCTCATGACTAAGCTGGCCAAGGTAGTTACGGCCTATCTGCAAAGCCAAATCCGGGCAGGTGCTCAGGCTGTCCAACTCTTTGATAGCTGGATCGGGTGCCTCAGCCCGGGTGACTACCGGGAATACGTACTCCCCTTTAGCCGTCAGATTATTCAAAATCTGAAGAGAGAAAATGTACCTATCATCCATTTTGGAACCGGAACGGCTGCACTTCTGGAACTGATGAGAGAAGCCGGAAGTGATGTGATAGGAGTCGATTGGCGGGTAAATATAGATGAAGCCTGGAACCGTCTAGGTAATCATATAGCTATTCAGGGAAACCTGGACCCTGTAGCGCTTTTCGCCCCTTTGCCGGAGCTTAAAAAACGAATAAAAGAGATTCTACAGAGAGTCGGAAACCGACCCGGTCATATCTTCAACCTGGGCCACGGTATCCTACCACAAACTCCTGTAGAAAATGTCATCGCGACGGTCCAGATGGTCCATGAACTCAGTCAAAGATAG
- the hemH gene encoding ferrochelatase — translation MSGNSNPERIGVLLMSYGSPDSLDDFEAYFTDIRGGRKPAPELVEEIKNRYRLIGGKSPLPQITQDQARALQERLNAGHESSGYLYRVYLGMRHWHPYIKETFKKILDDGVKRLIALALAPQYSRLSVGAYIEKVKEAEAELNGHIHISYVESWHTHPLFLEAIAQHVKKALDRFPASVRNQVQIVFTAHSLPERILAEGDPYPQHLQQTVEGILQRLGPVSWHFAYQSQGRTSEKWLGPSVEATLEDLWTRGYRNVLLAPVGFVSDHVEILYDIDILFKNLATAKGMHLERIESLNTDPLFIEALASVILEHLAVL, via the coding sequence ATGTCAGGTAACTCTAATCCTGAGAGGATAGGAGTTCTCCTCATGAGCTACGGAAGCCCGGATTCCCTGGATGATTTTGAAGCCTATTTCACGGATATTCGGGGAGGTCGCAAACCGGCTCCTGAGTTAGTTGAGGAAATTAAAAATCGATACCGACTTATTGGAGGTAAATCCCCTCTTCCCCAAATTACGCAAGATCAAGCCCGGGCTTTGCAGGAGCGGTTAAATGCCGGGCATGAGTCATCGGGCTATCTTTATCGGGTTTACCTGGGTATGCGACACTGGCATCCTTATATTAAAGAAACTTTTAAAAAAATCCTCGATGATGGTGTGAAGCGCTTAATAGCTTTAGCTCTGGCCCCTCAATATTCTCGCCTGAGTGTCGGCGCTTACATTGAGAAGGTGAAAGAAGCAGAAGCCGAGCTGAACGGGCATATCCATATTTCCTATGTGGAAAGCTGGCATACTCATCCGTTATTCCTTGAAGCCATCGCTCAACATGTGAAAAAAGCACTCGACCGATTCCCTGCTTCCGTTCGAAATCAGGTCCAGATCGTTTTTACGGCCCATAGCCTTCCGGAACGAATCCTTGCGGAGGGCGATCCCTATCCTCAACATTTACAGCAAACCGTAGAGGGGATTCTGCAACGCCTTGGTCCTGTATCCTGGCATTTCGCTTACCAGAGCCAGGGGCGAACCTCGGAAAAATGGTTAGGACCCAGCGTTGAAGCCACCCTAGAAGATCTCTGGACCAGGGGATATCGAAATGTTCTCCTGGCTCCTGTAGGGTTTGTCTCCGATCATGTGGAAATCCTCTACGATATCGACATCTTGTTTAAGAATTTAGCAACTGCCAAGGGTATGCATTTAGAACGAATCGAATCTTTAAACACCGATCCTCTTTTTATAGAAGCTCTGGCTTCGGTTATTTTGGAGCACCTGGCAGTTTTATAA
- a CDS encoding OmpA family protein, translated as MRFKEPEVLFDQGKAELKEKFKVILDDFFPRYIKLLFTKYKDNIEEIRIEGHTSSEWMEYKIDPETAYFKNMELSQDRTRSVLIYVLQMIKDDTLKQWARDKITANGLSSSKLIIKPNGEEDKEASRRVEFRVRTDAESQIGKILAQQERAK; from the coding sequence ATTCGATTTAAGGAACCTGAGGTACTATTTGATCAGGGTAAAGCGGAACTCAAGGAAAAATTTAAAGTAATATTAGATGACTTCTTCCCCAGATATATTAAGCTACTGTTCACGAAGTATAAAGACAATATCGAAGAGATAAGGATTGAAGGCCATACTTCAAGCGAGTGGATGGAATATAAGATTGATCCAGAAACAGCCTATTTTAAAAACATGGAACTTTCCCAGGATAGAACGCGAAGTGTTTTGATTTATGTTCTCCAGATGATTAAAGATGATACGCTTAAACAATGGGCCCGAGATAAAATCACAGCTAATGGTCTTTCGTCCAGCAAACTTATTATCAAGCCCAACGGAGAAGAAGATAAAGAAGCCTCACGCCGGGTTGAATTTCGTGTACGTACAGATGCCGAAAGTCAAATTGGTAAAATCCTGGCTCAGCAGGAGAGAGCAAAATGA
- a CDS encoding DUF423 domain-containing protein — protein MERLFFSLGAISAFIGVAAGAFGAHGLRERLPADLLTIFEVGVRYQMYHALAMLVVGWAYTRWPGSLVVAGGWLFVLGTILFSGSLYLLSLTGVRWLGAITPLGGLAFLGGWVCLIVAGLRG, from the coding sequence ATGGAACGACTCTTCTTTTCCTTAGGTGCCATCTCTGCTTTTATCGGAGTGGCTGCCGGAGCCTTTGGAGCCCATGGTTTGAGGGAACGATTACCAGCCGACCTGCTCACTATTTTTGAGGTAGGGGTGCGTTATCAGATGTATCATGCGTTGGCTATGCTGGTTGTAGGCTGGGCTTATACCCGGTGGCCCGGGTCCCTGGTTGTAGCCGGCGGCTGGCTGTTTGTCCTGGGAACCATCCTGTTTTCTGGAAGCCTTTATCTTCTCAGCCTTACCGGAGTTCGATGGCTGGGTGCGATTACGCCTCTTGGTGGTCTGGCGTTCCTGGGGGGTTGGGTATGTTTGATAGTAGCCGGTTTGCGGGGATAA
- the hemG gene encoding protoporphyrinogen oxidase yields MSKKIIIVGGGISGLSTAYFIQEQLASLGDQVDCYLIEGRERLGGVILTEVVDGFVIEGGPDSFLSTKPWALELCQKLGLTDRLIGTREDQRKTYVFSRGRLEELPEGLTFMIPTQIRSFLRSGLISLPGKIRMGLDLLLPRKVGREDESLGAFIRRRLGREVLERIAEPLLGGIYAGQIDQMSLQATFPNFQTLEQEYRSLIWGMLRKRREIPKSLKTPSKWTLFVTLRGGLTELVQTLTTQLNRISFIKGKPVVWIKPSSDSSSLQPVYHLTLANGEILQADVIVLATPAYIAADFVESFNSSLAAVLREIPYTSTVTISLGYKKSDFAHLPPGFGFVVPRVENRRIIASTWTSNKYPHRAPDDKILLRCYIGGANQEDLVSLEDRILIQIVREELREIAGITQEPVLTRVYRWEKVMPQYLVGHLNRLTTLERLLTHHPGLFLTGNAYRGPGIPDCIHSGALTAEKVLKYLQLSSGPQT; encoded by the coding sequence GTGTCTAAAAAAATTATCATTGTAGGTGGCGGAATTTCCGGGCTATCAACTGCTTACTTTATCCAGGAGCAACTGGCCTCTTTGGGGGATCAAGTAGATTGCTACCTCATCGAAGGACGAGAACGCCTGGGAGGGGTTATCCTTACAGAAGTAGTAGACGGTTTTGTCATCGAAGGGGGGCCTGATTCTTTTTTGTCCACCAAACCCTGGGCTTTAGAGCTTTGTCAAAAACTGGGTTTGACAGATCGTTTGATAGGCACGCGGGAAGATCAGCGTAAAACCTATGTGTTTTCTAGAGGAAGATTGGAAGAACTACCCGAAGGATTAACCTTTATGATTCCCACTCAGATCAGATCCTTTCTTCGGAGTGGTTTGATCTCCCTACCCGGAAAGATTCGGATGGGGCTGGACTTACTTCTGCCTCGCAAAGTGGGAAGAGAAGATGAATCCCTAGGAGCCTTTATACGCCGTCGCCTGGGGCGAGAGGTTTTGGAACGAATCGCAGAACCCCTTTTGGGAGGTATCTATGCGGGTCAGATAGATCAGATGAGTCTTCAGGCTACCTTTCCGAATTTCCAAACCCTGGAGCAAGAATATAGAAGCCTGATCTGGGGTATGTTACGTAAACGCCGGGAAATCCCGAAGTCCCTAAAAACCCCCTCCAAATGGACCCTATTCGTAACCCTCCGGGGCGGTCTTACAGAACTGGTTCAGACTTTGACTACCCAACTAAACCGGATATCTTTTATAAAGGGTAAACCTGTGGTCTGGATAAAGCCTTCTTCGGATTCCTCCTCTCTACAGCCTGTTTACCACCTAACTTTGGCCAACGGAGAGATTCTCCAGGCCGACGTGATAGTGTTAGCCACACCGGCTTATATAGCAGCAGACTTTGTAGAAAGCTTTAATTCATCCCTGGCGGCTGTATTAAGAGAAATTCCCTATACTTCAACTGTTACCATATCTCTGGGATATAAAAAATCGGATTTCGCCCACTTACCCCCTGGATTTGGTTTTGTCGTTCCCCGGGTTGAAAATCGTAGAATCATTGCCTCTACCTGGACTTCCAATAAATATCCTCATCGGGCTCCCGATGACAAGATCTTGCTTCGATGCTACATAGGCGGAGCTAACCAAGAAGATCTGGTTTCGCTGGAGGATCGGATTCTTATTCAAATCGTCCGGGAAGAGCTGAGAGAAATCGCGGGAATTACCCAGGAACCCGTTTTAACCCGGGTGTATCGATGGGAAAAAGTCATGCCGCAATACCTGGTCGGGCATCTGAATCGCTTAACTACCCTGGAAAGACTCCTAACCCATCATCCGGGACTTTTCTTAACCGGAAATGCCTATCGGGGGCCTGGTATACCGGATTGTATCCACAGTGGTGCTTTAACGGCTGAGAAGGTGTTGAAGTATCTTCAACTCTCTTCCGGCCCTCAGACCTGA
- a CDS encoding cysteine desulfurase family protein: MKPIYLDYNATTPIDLEVAETMQPYLYEHFGNPSSSHWYGIQAKKAIEKAREQVADLLGCSPEEIIFTSGGSESNNHAIKGVAFAYGHKGHHIITSTIEHPAVINVCKYLETQGFQVTYLPVNKFGLVEVETLAKALTPQTILISIMHANNEVGTLQPLSEIARIARQHGVIFHTDAAQSVGKIPTNVDELGVDLLSLAGHKLYAPKGIGALYIRRGIQLQKLIHGAGHERNLRAGTENVIGIVGLGKACEIAKRDLSRNLFTLKKMRDRLHKGLEQKLDQIRLNGHPEKRLPNTLSIGFANLEANTLLSRMEGLAVSAGSACHSGSVEISSVLAAMKVPLEYALGTIRFSTGKMTTEEEIDQAIEIVVKAVQQIRQRDATHIPIEAGR; the protein is encoded by the coding sequence ATGAAACCCATTTACTTAGATTATAATGCTACCACTCCTATCGATCTGGAAGTTGCCGAAACTATGCAACCCTATCTCTATGAACATTTCGGGAATCCCTCCAGTTCCCATTGGTACGGTATACAAGCAAAAAAGGCCATTGAGAAAGCGCGGGAGCAGGTGGCCGATTTGTTGGGATGCAGCCCAGAGGAGATTATATTTACCAGTGGAGGGAGCGAGTCCAATAATCACGCCATTAAAGGGGTTGCTTTTGCTTATGGTCACAAAGGCCATCATATCATCACTTCTACAATTGAACATCCGGCTGTAATAAACGTTTGTAAATATCTAGAGACCCAGGGTTTCCAGGTCACCTATTTACCTGTAAATAAATTTGGCCTGGTAGAGGTAGAAACCCTGGCAAAAGCCCTGACACCTCAAACTATTTTAATCAGTATCATGCATGCCAACAATGAGGTTGGAACCCTTCAGCCCTTATCGGAAATTGCCCGAATTGCCCGACAACACGGTGTTATTTTCCATACCGACGCGGCTCAATCGGTTGGCAAGATTCCTACCAACGTAGATGAGCTGGGAGTAGATCTTCTATCCCTTGCCGGGCATAAACTTTATGCTCCGAAAGGAATTGGAGCTTTGTATATTCGACGGGGTATTCAGTTACAGAAATTAATTCATGGGGCAGGTCATGAGCGGAATTTGCGGGCCGGTACGGAAAATGTAATTGGAATTGTAGGTCTTGGAAAAGCCTGTGAAATTGCCAAACGCGATTTATCCAGGAATCTATTCACCCTGAAAAAAATGCGAGACCGATTGCACAAAGGTCTGGAACAGAAACTGGATCAAATAAGATTAAATGGGCATCCTGAAAAACGATTGCCCAATACCTTAAGTATAGGTTTTGCAAACCTGGAAGCGAATACTCTCCTGTCAAGAATGGAAGGTCTTGCCGTTTCGGCCGGCTCGGCCTGTCATTCAGGTTCTGTAGAAATTTCATCAGTTTTGGCGGCTATGAAAGTTCCCCTAGAATATGCCTTGGGAACTATTCGTTTCTCCACGGGTAAAATGACCACAGAAGAAGAAATCGATCAGGCCATTGAGATAGTGGTAAAAGCCGTTCAGCAAATAAGGCAAAGAGATGCCACGCATATTCCCATTGAAGCGGGGAGGTGA
- a CDS encoding EH signature domain-containing protein translates to MTSAKSLLNFYFDPNQFAADARYIISRKTRESIEKVTEALADIAAKNQGNKREPSDIGEIYQTFMALAPKGIEVLKQEFDTLYKVRKLVRSLAYPKENPKLSILSSAFLPLALQIINKYWRDGMLGGLFRTLLQNWSYPGIERLRRFVGEKINRYSGNNQTLLVLKHKAPFYIEDQGTISLGLNLIQNQKKLSEVWQYLDLPDSMKGYEYFSTVGEAFTSLVMRKQQFEQYIPDILEFLKQHRTLDTSKKCLCKIILKLQNGDHSELRERIKVSTLELIGDPIRDDKWLPWAGANETDKSDLKKAQTILNQWLTQQFIVIFFEKLTMDEDRKAFWLHYSRHISNFKIYGHRQDRVQLSGDYRIKEEYLKTHFGFIKNAERSQRAFVMVVKDYVFVEFSECGGAFYAYRKTNPICPDILQDSLSIHALRHSKNRKPLTSIQNEGRLSHTAGWKCSLSRWLKTHLEI, encoded by the coding sequence ATGACGAGTGCGAAATCATTACTTAATTTCTATTTTGACCCCAATCAGTTTGCCGCAGACGCCCGATATATTATTTCTCGTAAAACCCGAGAGAGCATTGAAAAGGTTACTGAAGCCCTGGCAGATATAGCAGCGAAAAATCAGGGAAATAAAAGAGAACCCTCTGACATTGGTGAAATCTATCAAACGTTTATGGCCCTTGCTCCAAAAGGGATAGAAGTTCTAAAGCAAGAATTCGATACTTTATATAAAGTGCGCAAGCTTGTTCGTTCACTGGCCTATCCTAAAGAAAATCCTAAGTTATCTATCCTGAGTTCAGCATTTCTTCCCCTTGCCTTACAGATTATCAACAAATATTGGCGTGATGGAATGTTAGGGGGATTGTTTCGTACCCTCTTGCAAAACTGGAGTTATCCGGGAATAGAACGACTCAGGAGGTTCGTTGGTGAGAAGATAAACCGGTATTCTGGAAACAATCAAACCTTACTTGTCCTTAAACATAAGGCTCCATTTTATATCGAAGACCAGGGGACTATTTCTCTCGGACTTAATCTCATCCAAAATCAAAAGAAGCTTTCAGAGGTATGGCAGTATCTAGATTTACCTGACTCCATGAAGGGTTATGAATACTTTTCGACGGTTGGAGAAGCCTTTACATCCCTGGTGATGCGGAAGCAACAATTTGAACAGTATATTCCAGATATCCTTGAATTCTTGAAACAACACCGAACTCTGGATACTTCAAAAAAATGCCTCTGTAAAATAATCTTAAAGTTACAAAATGGTGATCATTCAGAACTTAGAGAACGGATTAAAGTATCTACCCTCGAACTAATTGGAGATCCGATACGAGATGATAAATGGTTACCATGGGCAGGTGCCAATGAGACAGATAAAAGTGATCTAAAGAAGGCTCAAACAATTCTTAATCAGTGGCTGACACAGCAATTCATTGTCATCTTTTTTGAAAAACTGACCATGGATGAGGATAGAAAAGCGTTTTGGTTACATTACTCCAGACATATATCGAATTTTAAAATTTACGGTCATCGTCAGGATCGAGTTCAGCTCTCCGGAGATTACCGAATCAAAGAAGAGTATTTGAAGACTCATTTTGGATTTATTAAAAATGCTGAACGAAGTCAGAGAGCCTTTGTAATGGTGGTAAAAGATTATGTTTTTGTCGAATTTAGTGAATGTGGGGGTGCTTTTTATGCCTATCGGAAAACCAATCCTATCTGTCCTGATATCCTTCAAGATTCTTTATCTATTCATGCCTTACGACATTCTAAAAACCGGAAACCATTAACTTCTATACAGAATGAAGGAAGACTCTCTCATACCGCCGGTTGGAAATGTTCCCTTTCCCGGTGGCTTAAAACCCATCTGGAGATATAA